In a single window of the Nakaseomyces glabratus chromosome B, complete sequence genome:
- the MATalpha2 gene encoding homeobox domain-containing protein (CAGL0B01265g~Mating-type regulatory protein alpha2; expressed in all MTLalpha strains and not in MTLa strains) has translation MSKKSRISITHLLNPIQEENLKEKLQEINNQLISLCSSLPKRQSLPGPSSDILRFLSRNNLDPQEIGLIKTTYRLSTLLSKLREHEIVFNVVTKDHLLKKGVPNHYAASYRGHRFTRENVQILETWYRNHIDNPYLDHNSQQYLAQKTNLSKIQIKNWVANRRRKQKSIYISPFRPTLMAQNSLDT, from the coding sequence ATGTcaaagaaatcaagaatTAGTATTACGCATCTACTTAATCcaatacaagaagaaaatttaAAGGAAAAATTGCAAGAGATTAATAACCAACTTATATCATTGTGTTCCAGTTTACCCAAAAGACAGTCGCTCCCGGGGCCGTCGTCCGATATCCTAAGGTTCCTATCGAGAAACAACTTGGACCCACAAGAGATAGGGTTGATCAAGACAACCTATCGACTGTCTACTCTTCTGTCAAAACTACGGGAGCATGAGATCGTATTCAATGTGGTTACCAAAGACCATCTGCTTAAAAAAGGCGTCCCCAATCACTATGCCGCTTCCTATCGAGGCCACCGCTTCACAAGGGAAAACGTACAGATACTAGAGACCTGGTACCGCAACCATATCGACAACCCATACCTCGACCACAACAGCCAGCAATATCTAGCACAGAAGACAAACCTCTCAAAAATACAGATCAAAAACTGGGTAGcaaacagaagaagaaaacaaaagtcAATTTACATCTCACCATTCAGACCTACCTTGATGGCTCAAAACAGCCTCGACACTTGA
- the MATalpha1 gene encoding transcriptional co-activator mating type protein alpha (CAGL0B01243g~Alpha-domain mating-type protein alpha1p; expressed in all MTLalpha strains and not in MTLa strains), producing the protein MLLTKPNKFQIPPPHPVLLKRIREERMKLTSSFESGINIIDIETSWEIDKFISHHFNTSIGNVLKSKSSSKKRPMNAFMAFRTYYAQLGTGLKQNTLSVILSEAWNAPETDQNIWDIFAQQFNFASPRCGFVNYIMAHASSAP; encoded by the coding sequence ATGCTGTTAACTAAACCGAACAAGTTTCAGATCCCACCCCCTCACCCTGTGTTACTAAAGCGAATTAGAGAAGAAAGGATGAAACTGACGAGCTCATTTGAGTCAggtatcaatatcatcgaTATTGAAACATCATGGGAGATAGATAAGTTCATATCTCATCACTTCAATACTTCCATCGGAAATGTTTTAAAATCGAAATCCAGCAGTAAGAAAAGACCTATGAACGCTTTTATGGCATTTCGTACATACTATGCCCAATTAGGCACCGGCCTCAAACAAAATACACTCTCCGTCATTCTCTCAGAAGCTTGGAACGCCCCAGAAACGgatcaaaatatttgggACATATTCGCGCAGCAGTTTAATTTTGCGAGTCCTCGGTGTGGGTTTGTAAATTATATAATGGCCCATGCGTCCTCAGCGCCATGA
- the EMG1 gene encoding 18S rRNA pseudouridine methyltransferase (CAGL0B01232g~Ortholog(s) have rRNA (pseudouridine) methyltransferase activity) gives MVEDSKARIGGPNNSSVTKKQEPRLYVVLCEASLETYTSNDHRTSLLNCDDHQGILRKMGRDIAEARPDITHQCLLTLLDSPINKAGLLQVYILTKKNVLIEVNPSVRIPRTFKRFSGLMVQLLHKLSIRSMESSNTHLLRVVKNPVTKYLPADCRKVTLSFDAEVMRPQEYLGDKQSVCVFVGAMARGHDSFADEYVDDKIAISNYPLSASVACSKFCHGAEDAWAII, from the coding sequence ATGGTTGAAGATTCCAAGGCCCGTATCGGTGGTCCCAATAACAGCAGTGTTACCAAGAAGCAAGAGCCCAGGCTGTATGTTGTGCTGTGTGAGGCTAGTCTGGAGACTTACACTTCGAATGACCACAGGACCTCGCTGCTGAACTGTGACGACCATCAAGGTATTCTGCGAAAGATGGGCAGGGACATCGCTGAGGCCAGACCTGATATTACGCACCAGTGTTTGCTGACGTTGCTGGACTCCCCGATAAATAAGGCCGGTCTGTTACAAGTCTACATCCTGACCAAGAAGAACGTGCTGATCGAGGTGAATCCATCTGTGAGAATACCCAGAACGTTCAAGAGATTCTCCGGTCTGATGGTGCAATTGTTACACAAGCTATCTATCAGGTCTATGGAGAGTTCGAACACACATTTGCTGAGAGTGGTGAAGAACCCAGTTACGAAATACCTGCCTGCCGACTGCCGGAAGGTcactctttcttttgacGCTGAGGTGATGAGGCCGCAGGAGTACCTTGGGGATAAGCAATCAGTATGTGTATTTGTGGGGGCGATGGCGAGAGGCCACGACTCCTTTGCTGATGAATATGTAGATGACAAAATAGCTATATCTAACTACCCGCTCTCCGCCTCCGTCGCCTGCTCCAAGTTCTGTCATGGCGCTGAGGACGCATGGGCCATTATATAA
- the RPL37A gene encoding 60S ribosomal protein eL37 (CAGL0B01203g~Ortholog(s) have role in cleavage in ITS2 between 5.8S rRNA and LSU-rRNA of tricistronic rRNA transcript (SSU-rRNA, 5.8S rRNA, LSU-rRNA) and cytosolic large ribosomal subunit, preribosome, large subunit precursor localization) → MGKGTPSFGKRHNKSHTLCNRCGRRSFHVQKKTCASCGYPSAKTRSYNWGQKAKRRHTTGTGRMRYLKHVARRFKNGFQSGTASKASA, encoded by the exons ATGGGTA AGGGTACTCCATCTTTCGGTAAGCGTCACAACAAGTCCCACACTTTGTGTAACAGATGTGGTCGTCGTTCCTTCCACGTTCAAAAGAAGACCTGTGCTTCTTGTGGTTACCCATCTGCTAAGACCAGATCTTACAACTGGGGCCAAAAGGCTAAGAGAAGACACACTACTGGTACCGGTAGAATGAGATACTTGAAGCACGTCGCTAGAAGATTCAAGAACGGTTTCCAATCTGGTACCGCTTCTAAGGCTTCCGCTTAA
- the TOS4 gene encoding Tos4p (CAGL0B01188g~Ortholog(s) have chromatin binding activity, role in cellular response to DNA damage stimulus, regulation of gene expression and Rpd3L-Expanded complex, mitochondrion localization), translated as MFEQFPPSSPVRSTTEKNPFFHSEGDYTEKGFKVTPLPPKKPELQSHDYPTPFPSSSTGRSSPVRHTRDITDSPPLHTSPPRIADSSLSGTTTSPSSATSTATTLVPVYAPPKRRTLIKLSTDRPEPLTIGRKASCDVVLPSKLKISRKHALVNYLPKTKQIKLKCLGSNGLVVLLPKKLQCKLVKYNTENKGVIRDSEGAEYLLLKDNSATVPYFSEKLVIDVELTSFTLLQNESVIIPYVKGTVIDFRGAEGIIYVVKRRKTHSYIIKKPVLKETKQSTSDLTEFSSSSSESQQALSKVEPSSPISLHHFGNTKPFGIPKPKFATPSSSFKLSAFSPKAPRKDNSKANVFSLPESPIAHHDKSKSALSKKSINKRPIEQSENSAVLNKPKKAKKEQKKLSKEEVIEQLKVKGIDIENVKNVLVNHLAFANIQQTPLFQLQSVNSKTAELSRNELRVLLGDIKCVGIIYREGKDAAGKPLDEEYFYDLENDSDNDRRGLVMSLKGGRSNLRSCRKTHKQYFWKKPAK; from the coding sequence ATGTTTGAGCAATTCCCGCCATCATCTCCAGTGAGGAGCACTACCGAGAAGAATCCGTTCTTCCACTCAGAAGGCGATTACACCGAGAAAGGGTTCAAAGTAACTCCATTGCCACCAAAGAAGCCTGAGCTGCAATCCCATGACTATCCAACCCCATTCCCATCGTCAAGTACCGGAAGGTCCTCCCCAGTGAGACACACGCGTGATATAACTGACAGTCCACCCTTACacacatcaccaccaagaaTTGCCGACTCCTCGCTAAGCGGCACTACCACTTCCCCTTCGTCTGCCACTTCTACTGCCACTACACTGGTACCAGTTTACGCTCCACCCAAGAGGAGAACACTTATCAAATTGTCCACCGACCGCCCAGAACCGCTAACTATCGGTCGTAAAGCATCCTGCGACGTGGTTCTGCCAAGCAAGTTGAAGATATCTAGAAAGCATGCTCTTGTGAACTACTTACCAAAGACAAAGCAAATCAAGCTGAAATGTTTGGGCTCAAACGGTCTAGTTGTCTTGCTCCCTAAGAAATTGCAATGCAAACTGGTCAAGTACAACACAGAGAACAAAGGTGTCATCAGGGACTCCGAAGGTGCAGAATACTTACTCTTGAAAGACAATAGTGCTACTGTGCCCTACTTCTCAGAAAAACTGGTTATTGACGTCGAGTTGACTTCTTTCACTTTGTTGCAAAACGAGAGTGTGATCATCCCATATGTCAAAGGTACAGTTATAGATTTCAGGGGCGCAGAAGGTATCATATACGTGgtcaagagaagaaagacaCATAGCTACATTATCAAAAAGCCAGTTCTAAAGGAAACTAAACAGTCAACCTCTGACCTAACTGAGTTCTCCAGTTCTAGCTCTGAGTCTCAACAAGCGTTGAGCAAAGTAGAACCTAGCTCACCAATCTCGTTACATCATTTTGGCAATACTAAGCCTTTCGGAATACCTAAACCCAAATTCGCGACACCAAGCTCTTCTTTCAAGCTGAGCGCTTTCTCACCAAAGGCACCAAGAAAGGATAATTCTAAGGCCAACGTTTTTAGCTTGCCAGAATCTCCAATCGCTCATCATGATAAATCTAAAAGTGCGCTAAGTAAGAAATCCATTAACAAGAGACCAATTGAGCAATCAGAAAACAGCGCTGTCCTGAACAAGCCAAAAAAAGCCAAGAAAGAGCAAAAGAAACTAAGCAAGGAAGAGGTGATTGAGCAACTAAAGGTTAAAGGAATAGATATCGAGAATGTTAAGAACGTCCTAGTGAATCACTTGGCATTTGCAAATATACAGCAGACTCCATTGTTCCAATTACAATCAGTTAACAGTAAAACAGCCGAATTGTCACGTAATGAATTGCGCGTATTATTGGGAGATATCAAATGCGTTGGTATTATCTACAGAGAGGGTAAGGATGCTGCAGGAAAGCCTCTTGATGAGGAATACTTCTATGACTTGGAGAATGACTCTGATAATGACCGTAGGGGACTAGTCATGTCATTAAAAGGTGGTAGATCAAATTTAAGGTCATGTAGAAAGACACATAAGCAGTACTTTTGGAAGAAACCAGCTAAATAA